DNA from Mesorhizobium sp. B2-1-1:
AACAATTTCTATTTCCTGATATTCTCGGCGGTGCCCGCGCTGGTTTGGTGGCAGACGCCCGGCTGGAGCGAGCTGCTTCTGCTTGCCAGCGTCGGCGCGCTCGGCGGCTTGGCGCAGTATCTTCTCTTCGAAGGCATGAAACGGACGCCGGCCTCGATCATCGCGCCGCTGGAATACACTTCGCTGTTGTGGGCCTTCGCGCTCGGCTTCGCCATCTGGGGCGACGTGCCGCGTCGCGAAGTGTTTTTCGGCGCTGCTCTCATCATCACCGCAGGGCTGCTGATCGTCGGCGGCGAGCATTTCCGCAAACGGCTGTGACGGGCCAGATTTCTGACACTACGATGTCAGGACAGAACCACGTAAATTGGCTTTCATGACCGATGTAGCAGCCGCCACCGACACCGCAGAACGGACACTTGGCATCATCCTGGTGTCGTCGTCGGCGGCGGTGTTCGGATTGACCGGCGTGCTGACCAAATCGATCCATGCCGATCCGCTGACCATCACCTGCTGGCGCGGTTTCGTCGGCTCGATCCTGATCAGCCTCTATGTGCTGTGGCGCCGCCACCGCTCCGGCAACCGCGAGACGCTGCGGCTCGGCTGGCGCGGCTGGCTGCTGGCGGTGGAAGGCGCGCTGGCCAGCATCGCCTTCATCTGCGCCTTCAAATTCACCTTCGTCGCCAATGTCACGGTCATCTACGCGACGTCGCCTTTCATTGCCGCGCTGCTCGCCTTCCTGCTGGTGCGCGAGCCCTTCCGTCTTCAGACGATGTTAGCCGCCGCCGTCTCGCTTTGCGGCGTTGCGGTCATGGTCTGGTCGAGCTTCGGCACAGGCAATCTGTTCGGAGACGGGCTGGCGCTGCTGATGACGATCGGCAGCGCGCTCTACATGATCATGGTGCGCGCCTTCCGCGACACGCCGGCGGTCTGGGCAGGCGCGGTCTCGGCCCTGCTGTTGTTCATACTCGGCTGGTTCGTCACCGACCCGCTTGCCGTCTCGGCAAGGGATGCCGTGCTGCTCGTCGCCTTCGGCTCGAGCTTCGCACTCTCCTCGATCCTGTGGACGGAAGGCGCGAGGCTTATCCCGGCGGCTGAATCCGGCCTGCTCGGCTCTGCCGAAGTGCCGTTCGCGATCCTGTTTGCCTTCCTTTTCCTGGCCGAGATACCGCCCATGGCCAGCATGATCGGCGGCGCAATCGTGCTTTGCGCGGTCTTTGCCCATGCCGGCCGCGACTGGCTGTCGGCAAAGCAGCAACAAGCGCCAGGTCCGTTGTGAAAGCCGAGCCCAAAAAAATTTGCGCAGTCACGGAACCATCATCCCGTTCAGGCATTGTTGAGCCGACGGACCACCCCCCGAGTCCCCCCAAACCCCTCGGTCCGTCCTACTCCAAGCCGACCGCAAGGTCGGCTTTTTCTTTGGCCCCACGCCTGAAGACAGACGGCTGTCAGCCAAAAAGTCCTGGCACAGCCAGGCCGGTGCCGAGCAGTGCGGCCAGATCCCGCGCCGGGTTCTCGGCATCGGCGCGCAGCCGGATGGCGAATTCGGCAACGGGCACGGGCGGCAGGTCGAACGCGCGCGGTGCTTCGACGATGCCGGAATGGGCAAAGCGCGCGGTGCGCAGCGTCAGCGCGATGCCGGCCTTGACCGCCGTGCGCAGGCCGGCCAAGCTCGCGCTGCTGGCCGCGATGCGATAGCGCCGGCCGGCCGCATCGAGCGCCGAGATAGCCGCTTCGCGGAAGCCGCAATGCGGATCGAGCAGTGCAAGCGGCAACTCGTCCTGTCGCGCTGCCAGTCCTTTTTGCGAACAGAGCCACATCATCGGCTCGCGCAGCATGCCGATTTCGTCCGGCGTCGCAGCTTGCCGCATAACGATCGCCAGATCCAGGCTACCGCCCTGAAGGGCTTGCGCCAGCTCGGCGGAGCGGCCGACGCGCAGCTCGATCCTGACACGCGGATGGCTTTCGGCGAAAGCACGCAATAGATCGGGCAAGCCGCTGTCGGCGAAATCCTGCGTCGTACCGATCGCGATGCGTCCGTCGGCCCTTGCGCCCTTCAGGCCGAGCCAGGCTTCACGATGCGCTGCAAGGATACGCCGGGCATGGCCGACAAGCTCCTCACCGGTCGGCGTCAGGCTGCGGCCCCTGCCCTGCGGCGCCAGCAACGGTTCGCCGACAGCCTCTTCCAGCCGCTGCATCTGCGCCGTCACAGCCGACGGTGAACGGCCGACGATAGAGGCCGCCTGCGCCAGCGAGCCGCCGTCGGCGAAGGCGAGGAATGTCCTCAAGAGGTCGGGATCGAGCGTTTTCATAATTCGATATTATCGAAGTATTCTCTGAAAACAATTCGATTTTCATGTTTCCTGGTTGATGACAGGGTTGCGTCATCGGCTGACAGAGGCCGCCAGAACCAAGGAGAAGGACAATGCCCATCATCAACGTCAGCGTCACCGGGAAGCCCGACGCCACGCTGTCCGCCAGGATCGCCAAGGAGGCGACCGAACTCACCGCCACGCACCTTCGCAAGGATCCGACCATAACGGCGGTTGCCGTCTCTTATCTCGATCCGCAGCACTGGTTCGCCGGCGGCACGTCGCTGGCCGAGCATGGGACCAATACGTTCTGGCTCGACATCAAGGTGGTCGACGGCACCAACACCAAGCTCGAGCTGGAAGCCTATCTCAAGGCGACCTTCGCCGCCTTCGGGCGCCTGCTCGGGTCCGTGCACGAAGAAAGCTACGCCTTCGTCCACGAAGTGCCGGCCGCCGCCTACGGTTATGGCGGCAAAACGCAGGAATTCCGCTTCATCAGCGGGAGACTGAAGGCGGCGTAAAGGATGCCGCTTTTGCCCTTCCCTTCGTGAGAGGCGGCAAGAGGCCCTTGCGCATTGACCTTGCCCGCACATCGTCTAGGTTCTTGCCGAAGCGGCCGCAGAGCCGAGGTGCAAGGAACGTTGGGAGAGACGCGGCATGATCCTGACACTGGCGCTGCTTGCGGGTCTGGTCGTGGCCTGGCTGCTGATCGGGGTAGTGGAAAAGTTCCGCCTCGGCCTGCGCTTTGCCCAGGCGCTGCTCTACGTGCCGTTCAAGCTCGCCTATCGGATCAGCGACAGCCGCATAGCAATCGCGCGCGATGCGGTGGCGCCAGTCATCTATGTCATCTCACATCAGTCGCACTTCGAACCGGCGCTGATGCTGTCGCTGCTGCCTGACGACACGCTGCACATCCTCGACGGAGCCTCGGCCAGGGCACCATGGCTAGAGCCTTGGCGCGAGCTTGGCCGCACCATCGCCTTCAACGCCGAACACGTCTTCGTCAGCCGTAGGCTGGTGCGCGTGCTGAAGGGCAAGGGCCGGCTTGCCGTCTACCTGCCGGACGCGGTCGAGCCCGACGTCAAGTCGTTCCGGCTGTTTCGCGCTGTCACCCGCATCGCCATGCAGGCCGACGCCCGCATCGTGCCGATCTTCGTCGGCGGCGCCCGCGACCTTCCTGTCTCGCTGACGCCGGCCAGCATCGCGCCAAGGCGCTGGTTCCCTCGCCTGTCGATCAGCGCATTGGAACCAATGACCATCGCCGAGCTGGTGGCGCGCATTCCCGACCAGGCCTCGAACACCAACGCGCTGTTCGACCGCTTCGCCGAGGCGCGCTTCGCAGCCGCCGATCTCGATCGCGGCCTGTTCCTGGCCATGCGTGACGCCGCAACCAGGGTCGGCGCATCGCATCCGATCATCGAGGACGTCGTCTCGGGCGCGCTCAGCTATCGAAAACTGTTTATCGGCGCGCGCGTGCTGGGCAGGCGTTTCGAGACGGTGACGGCGCCCGGCGAAGCGGTCGGCCTGCTCCTGCCCAACGCCAATGGCGTGGTGCTGTCCCTGGTCGGGCTGCTCTCGGCCGGTCGGGTGGCCGCGATGATCAACTACACCGCGGGTCCGGCCAGCGTCACCGCCGCCATCCGCACGGCGGTGATCCGCACGGTCGTCTCCTCCCGCGCCTTCATCGAGAAGGCCGACCTCGGCGATATCGTGACGGCGGTCGAAAAGGGCGGCGCGAAATTTCTCTGGCTGGAAGATACACGCGCAAGCGTGACGGCGCTGGAAAAGCTTACCGCCGCCTTGCTGTGGCGCTGGCCGCTGCAGCGCCAGGACGCAGCCAAACCCGCGGTCATCCTGTTCACCTCCGGTTCGGAAGGCACGCCGAAGGCGGTGGTGCTGTCGCACAAGAACCTTTACGCCAACGCCATGCAGGCGGAAGCCCGTATCACCATCTCGCCGGCCGATATCCTGCTCAACATATTGCCTGTGTTCCACTCCTTCGGGCTGACGGGCGGCACCATCCTGCCGCTGGTCACAGGCGTAAAGTTGTTCCTCTACCCCTCGCCTCTCCACTACAAGATCATCCCCGAGATCGCCCGTAAGGTGAAGCCGACGGTCATGTTCGGCACCGACACTTTCCTCGCCAATTACGCGCGCACCGCCAAGGAGGGCGATTTTTCCAGCCTGCGCTTCGTCGTCGCCGGCGCCGAAGCGGTGAAGCCGGAAACCCGCCGCACCTATCGCGAGCGTTTCCAGGCCGAGATCATCGAAGGCTTTGGGCTGACCGAGGCCGCGCCCGTGGTTGCCGTCAACACCGCCATCCATAGCCGCGACGGCACCGTCGGGCGGCTGCTGCCGGCCATCCGCATGAAGCTCGAACCCGTCGACGGCATCGATGGCGCCGGCCGTCTGTGGCTCGACGGCCCGAATATGATGATGGGCTACATGACCGCCGACCGACCGGGCGAATTGCAGCGGCTCGAGGGCTGGCACGACACCGGCGACATCGTCTCGGTCGACCGCGAGGGCTTCATCACCATTCGCGGCCGGGCCAAGCGTTTCGCCAAGATCGCCGGCGAGATGGTGTCGCTGGGTGCGGTCGAGATGCTGGTGCAGTCGCTGTGGCCGGAAGAGCGCCATGCCGCCGTGGCGGTGCCCGACAAACGGCGCGGCGAGCGCATCGTGCTGGTGACCACCGCCGACGATGCGAGTGCCGAGGAACTGCGCCAATTCGGCAAGAAGGCCGGGGCGGCCGAACTGATGGTGCCCAACGACATCGTCAAGGTGGAAGAGATCCCGGCGCTGGGCTCGGGCAAGACCGACTATGTGTCGGCCCGCAGACTGGCCATCGATCGTCTGGGGCTGAGTGCGGCGGCGTAGGCGAACGGCCTGAAGGGTCGTCTCGCCTAAATCGCAGGCCCGGGCGCAAAGCGCTGGCCTTCAATGCACCCTCTGTCGCCTTCGGCGACATCCCCGCCTTCAAAGAGGGATAACAGCGTTATCCTATATCCGAAGGCGGCACCTGCTCGCCTTCCAGCCTGGCGCGCTTCGAATAGGCACGCACGCTGAAGGGCAGGAAGAGGAGATAACCGGCGACGGAGGCCGTCAGCGTGTACCAGGGATAGGTCATCAAGAGCAGGATGTAGAGCACGACCCCCAGGATGACCGGCAATACCTTGTCACCCGGCACCTTGACGCTCTTACCCGAATAGACCGGCAAACGGCTGACCAGCAGGAAGGCGACCAGTACGGTGAAGCCGGTGGCGATGAAGGCGGCCGGGCGGCCGGGCTCCAGCCCAAGCCGCAGGAAATACAGATAAAGCGGCAGCATCACCAGCACGGCGCCCGCCGGCGCCGGTACCCCAACGAAATATTCGGTCTGCCATGCCGGCCGCTCGGCCTTTTCCTCGTCAAGAACATTGAAGCGGGCGAGCCGCATGCCGCAGGCGATGGTGAACAAAAGGGCGGCAATCCAGCCCGGCGATCCCGCGCGGTCGAGCAGGAAAGCGTAAAGCACCAGCGCGGGCGCGACGCCGAAATTGACGATGTCGGCCAGCGAATCCATCTGCGCGCCGAATTTCGACGTTGCCTTCAGCATTCGCGCCAACCGGCCGTCTATGCCGTCGAGGAACGCGGCGAGCAGCACCATGACCACCGCGGGCTCGAAGCGGTTCTCGAAAGCGAAGCGGATGCCGGACAAGCCGGCACAGATGGCGAGCACCGTAACCAGATTGGGCAGCACCATGCGCATCGGGATTTCGCGGATGCGCGGGCCGCCGCTGGCATGCGCCTCGAATTTCTTGAACGGCGCGCCCACCGGTCAGGAGATCCGCACGAGAGGCGTGGCGGCGATACCGCCGAATTCCGCCAGCACCGTTTCGCCGGCGACGGCCGTCTGGCCGACGGCCACCCGTGGGGTCGCCGCCTCCGGCAGGAAGACATCGACGCGCGAACCGAAGCGGATCAGGCCGAAACGCTCGCCGATGGCGATCGAGCCGCCGGTCTCGGCCCAGCAGACGATGCGCCGCGCCACGAGGCCAGCGATCTGCACTGCCGCGACGGTGCCGTTGGGGCTGTCGATGACCAGCCCGTTGCGCTCGTTCTCGGTGCTTGCCTTGTCGAGTTCGGCATTGAGGAATTTCCCCGGCCGATGCTCGATACGGGAAATCTTGCCGCGCACCGGGGCGCGGTTCACGTGGCAGGAAAAGACGTTCATGAACACCGATATGCGGGTCATTTCGGCATTGCCGAGGCCAAGCTCGCGCGGCGGCACGGCCGGGCCGACCGCCGAGATGACGCCATCGGCGGGGCTCACCACCAGACTGTCATCGACCGGCGTCACCCGCTCGGGATCGCGGAAGAAATAGGCGCACCAGGCGGTGAGGATGAGCCCGATCCAAAACAGGATCGAGGAGAAATAGCCGAGGAAAAGCGTGCCCGCGCCGAAGGCGGCGATGAACGGATAGCCCTCGCGATGGATCGGTACGAACGCGTTCTTGACCGTATCGACAAGGCTCATGGGATGGGGCAGTCCCTGTTTCAGGTTCGGCCTCAATAACCGAAACACCCTCTGCCCGCAACGCGACAATGGGGAAGGAGGGGCGCGCAGTAGCCTTTTAGAATTGTCGGCCGCCATGTCGGCAAGCCATACGCTCGCCCGTCCTTGGCAGGACAGTGCCCCGCGACGCCTTCGGAACGGTGACGTGGGTCACGCAGCCAAGGAGCCAGCCAATGTCATCCGTTGCCGAGAACGCCAAGATTATCGCCAAGGGCCTCGCTTTCGGGGAATCGCCGCGTTGGCATGAGGGACGCCTGTGGCTCTGCAACTGGGGTACCGGAGAGATCGTCGCCGTGAGCGACGAGGGCAAGAGCAGGGTGATGCTCACCGTGCCAGCGGTCCTGCCCTACTCCATCGACTGGCTGCCGGATGGCAGGTTGCTCGTGATTTCAGGCCGCGAAGGCCTGCTGCTAAGGCAGGAGGTGGATGGCAGGCTCGTCACCCATGCCGATCTGCGCGACCTTTCGAAAAGCCCCTGGAACGAGATCGTCGTCGATGGGCGCGGCAATATCTATGTCAATGGCGGCGGCCCGGCGCCGGCACCCGGCCAGCATTTCGGCCCGGGCACGATCGTGCTGATCACGCCGGACGGGACGGCCAGGCAAGTGGCTGGGAATATCGCGTTTGCCAATGGCATGGCTGTGACCCCGGACAACAGGACGCTGATCATTGCCGAATCCCACTCCAACCGGCTGACCGCCTTCGACATAGCCGCCGACGGCACTCTGGCTAATCGGCGGGTGTGGGCCGATGTCGACGGCTATCCCGATGGCATCTGCCTAGATGCCGAAGGGACGGTCTGGTACGCGGATGTTCCCAACAAGCGCTGTGCGCAGGTACGCGAAGGCGGTGAAGTGATGCAGACCGTGACCGCCGATCGCGGCTGCTTCGCCTGCATGCTGGGCGGTGTCGACGGCAGGACGCTGTTCATCACCGCAGCCGAGTGGCGCGGCTTCGACCACATGTCGAGCGACGCCCGCACTGGTCAGGTGCTGGGCGTCGCTGTTTCCTCGCCTGGCGCGGGATGGCCGTCTTACATTTCGGGCACACGCTGATTGGCGAAAGCGATGGAGATAGCCAACGCCGCTACGACAGCTCCGACGTGCGCCTGCGCACTACCACACCCAGTTCGTCGCTTTCGCGGGCGATGCGCAGACGCTCCTCAGCTTCGGTCGCCTCGCGCTGGCGGTCCCACATCGAGGCGTAAAGCCCGTGCTTGCGCATCAGATCGGCATGTGTGCCGCGTTCGGCGATCTGGCCGTCCTTGAGCACGATGATTTCGTCGGCCGTGATCACCGTCGACAGCCGGTGGGCGATGACGATGGTAGTGCGGCCCCGGCTGACCAGGTCGAGCGCGGCCTGGATCTCCTGTTCGGTATGGCTGTCCAGCGCCGAGGTCGCCTCGTCGAGCATCAGGATCGGCGGCGCCTTGAGAATGGTGCGGGCAATCGCCACGCGCTGCTTCTCGCCGCCGGAAAGCTTCAGCCCGCGCTCGCCGACCATCGAGCGGTAACCCTCGGGCAGCCGCTCGATGAAAGGGCCGATCTGGGCGAGTTCGGCCGCCTTGCGCACCTCCTCCTCGCTGGCGCCGATGCGGCCGTAGCGGATGTTGTAGGCGATGGTGTCGTTGAACAGCACGGTGTCCTGAGGCACCATGCCGATCGCCGCGCGCAGGCTCTCCTGCGTCACTTCCCTGACATCCTGGCCGTCGATCAGCACCTGGCCCGACTGGATGTCGTAGAAGCGGAACAGCAGCCGCGAGATGGTCGACTTGCCCGCGCCCGAAGGACCGACGATGGCGACCGTCTTGCCGGCCGGCACCTCGAAGCTGATGCCTTTCAGGATCTTGCGGTTCGGATCATAGGAGAAATGCACGTCGCGGAATTCGACCTTGCCGGCTTCGATCGCGAGCGGCCTGGCACTGGGCTTGTCGACGATCTCCTGCGGCACGTCGAGCAGGTCGAACATCTGCTCGATATCGGTGAGGCCCTGGCGAATCTCGCGGTAGATGAAGCCGATGAAATTGAGCGGCACCGAGAGCTGCATCAGCATGGCGTTGATGAAGACGAAATCACCGACAGACTGCGTACCGCGCTGCACTTCGAGCGCGGACATGCACATGACAATGACCGTGCCCAGACCGTAGATGACGCCCTGGCCGAAATTCAGCCAGCCGAGCGACGTCCAGATCCTGGTCGCCGACATCTCGTAACGCGCCATGGAGCGGTCGAAGCGCTCGGCCTCCATGGCCTCGTTGTTGAAATATTTGACCGTCTCGAAATTGAGCAGAGAGTCGATCGCCTTGGTGTTGGCGTCGGTGTCGCTGTCGTTCATGTCGCGGCGGATCGAAATGCGCCAGTCGCTGGCGCGAACCGTGAACCAGACATAGAGCCAGACGGTGACCGCCACCACGGCTACGTATTTCCAGCCATAGGTGTAGGCGAAGATGCCCGTGGTCAGCGCGAATTCGAGGATGGTCGGCGCCGTGTTGAGCATGATGAAGCGCACGATCGTCTCGATGCCCTTGGTGCCGCGCTCGATGATGCGCGACAGGCCGCCGGTGCGTCGTTCGAGATGGAAGCGCAGGGACAACTGGTGCATATGGACGAAGGTGCGGAAGGCAAGCTGGCGCACAGCGTACTGGCCGACGCGGGCAAACAGCGCGTCGCGCAACTGGTTGAAGCCGAGTTGCACGAGCCGCACCACATTGTAGGCGACAACCAACATGACCGGGGCGAGCAGGAAGGCGGGCAGCGGCGGCGTCGATCTGCCGTCACCGGCCAAGGCGTCGGTCGCCCATTTGAAGAAATAGGGTCCCGCGACCAATGTCAGCTTGGCAACCACCAGCAGAATTGTCGCCCAGGTGACGCGCGCCCGCAGATCGGCACGATCCGCCGGCCACATATAGGGCCAGAGGTTAAGCAGCGTCTTGAAGGTCGGGGAATCGGCGGAGACGGTTTTTTCGGCCACTTTTCTTGCCTTTTGGGTGAGAGGGTCAGCGGCTGGTCGAGCAGGAAACGACGAGCGCGCTCAGCGAAGCCGACACGCCGGCAAGCGCGGCTTGGTCCACCTCGTAGCGCGAGCGCTGGCGGTCAGGCGCGAAGCGCACCAGCCCCGCCTCGACCAGGATCTTCAGATGCTGCGAGACGGTCGACTGGGCGAGATCGAGGTGGTCGACAACGTCCCGACAGCAGCAGAAACCGCTGGCAGACAGGCGTTTCAGGATCTCGATGCGCGCAGGGTGCGAGAGCGCGGCGAAGCGGGCAGCGATGGAGTGGCTGTCGGTGGTGCAAGAGGTTGGCGCGCTCGTCGCGCGGTCTTGTTCAGGCAGGGATTCGGTCATCGTTCATCGGCGATAGACGATGAACAGTGACGAGGCAAGCTGGCCGGATGGGGAGATTGCAGGCGGAGGGCTGCGAAGGATCGGCTTCGGAACGGCTTGCAGCCGCCCCGCTGACGCTTGCCTACTCCGTCTTCGCCGAATGCGTCGTCATCTGGTCACCCATCGCCTTGAGGTCGGCGGCCTCGCCTTCCTTAGACCGTGGCGGGACCTTGAACACCTGTCCCGGCCAGATGCGGTCGGGATTGCGGATCTGGTCCTGGTTGGCGAGATAGATGGTCGAGTAGCGCATGCCATAGCCGTAAACGCGCCGCGAAATCCGCCACAGCGTGTCGTGACGGCGGATGATCACGGCGCCGTTGGCATGTTCGAGCTTGGGTGAAACAGTCTCGGCCACATCGGAAGGCGGCGTGGCCACTGCATCGGCCGGAGCCGGTTCCGCCGGGTTGGCGGGCGCTTCAGCGGCAGCCGACGGTTCGGCAGACTTTGCATCGGCCGCCTTGGATCCAGCAGGCGCCACGGCGGCGACCGCCTCGCCCGGTTCGCGCTCGAACGGTACGGCGGCGCGGGCCACCACCTTCACCCCGTCGGCATCGAGGCCATCGACACGGATGGTGTAACTGCCGACCGGTACGTCGCGCCTCGCCTCAACCAGGAAATGGCCATTCGGCGATGTCTGCGCTTCGCCAAGCAGGATGTCGTTGGCATAGGCGCGCACCTTGCGGCCCGGGTCGGCGAGGCCGGCGACAAAAATCTTGCTGCCGTCAATCTCGACCGCTTCGACGACGATCTTGGGTTCGGCCACGGATGGCGCGGGCGGCGTTGTCGGCGCCGCAGGAGCAGGCGTTGCTTCGATGGCGGCGGACGCGCCTGGCGCCGGAGCCGCGGCTGCAGGCGCTTCCGGTGTTGTCTGCGGCTGGGGCACGGTCAGCAGTTCGGCCGGCTTGCCCGGTTCCTCGACCATGGCCAGCACCTGACCGCTCGCATTGGCGGGAATGGAGACGACGGCCGTCTGGGCCGAAGCGGTCACCACATCGCCGGCGGTGGAGCGCAAGGCAATCGTATAGTCACCGGGCTTCAGCGGATCATCGAGCACGATGACGAAGGCGCCATCCGGACCAGCGACCGTCGAGCCGATCACGGTCGAACCGTTGAGGATCTCGACCTTTGAATTGGGCGCGGCATTGCCGGCGACGACGATCGAACCATCGCCTTCAACGCGCACCACGTCGAAGGTCGGGGCGATCGGACCCGCGACGGCAGGCGCGGTTGCCTCAGAGGTGGGAGCGGACGGTGCCGCAGCCTGCGGCAGCCGCGCTTCCGTGCCCGGATTGGCCGGCTTCGGCGCCACAGGCGGAGCCTGCGCCGCGACGTCCGCCGGCGGCGTGCGATTGAAATATGGGTCGAGCGCGCCCGACACATAGGCGGTTCCCGCGACCGCAACGGTCCCACCCGCCGCGAACAGAAACGCCTTCAACGGATTGATCGCCATCTACTTCCCTGCCCCTTAGCCACCTAACGCCGGTCTAGCCTGTTTTACCATCACCGACAAGAAAAAGCCCGGACTTCTCGGCCCTTAGGGCTTGACCGCGCTTTCAGACCCAATCACCAATCATCGGCATGAATACGATTCGATCCGTCTGCGTGTATTGCGGCTCGTCTCCG
Protein-coding regions in this window:
- a CDS encoding DMT family transporter, translating into MTDVAAATDTAERTLGIILVSSSAAVFGLTGVLTKSIHADPLTITCWRGFVGSILISLYVLWRRHRSGNRETLRLGWRGWLLAVEGALASIAFICAFKFTFVANVTVIYATSPFIAALLAFLLVREPFRLQTMLAAAVSLCGVAVMVWSSFGTGNLFGDGLALLMTIGSALYMIMVRAFRDTPAVWAGAVSALLLFILGWFVTDPLAVSARDAVLLVAFGSSFALSSILWTEGARLIPAAESGLLGSAEVPFAILFAFLFLAEIPPMASMIGGAIVLCAVFAHAGRDWLSAKQQQAPGPL
- a CDS encoding LysR substrate-binding domain-containing protein, which codes for MKTLDPDLLRTFLAFADGGSLAQAASIVGRSPSAVTAQMQRLEEAVGEPLLAPQGRGRSLTPTGEELVGHARRILAAHREAWLGLKGARADGRIAIGTTQDFADSGLPDLLRAFAESHPRVRIELRVGRSAELAQALQGGSLDLAIVMRQAATPDEIGMLREPMMWLCSQKGLAARQDELPLALLDPHCGFREAAISALDAAGRRYRIAASSASLAGLRTAVKAGIALTLRTARFAHSGIVEAPRAFDLPPVPVAEFAIRLRADAENPARDLAALLGTGLAVPGLFG
- a CDS encoding tautomerase family protein; its protein translation is MPIINVSVTGKPDATLSARIAKEATELTATHLRKDPTITAVAVSYLDPQHWFAGGTSLAEHGTNTFWLDIKVVDGTNTKLELEAYLKATFAAFGRLLGSVHEESYAFVHEVPAAAYGYGGKTQEFRFISGRLKAA
- a CDS encoding AMP-binding protein, which translates into the protein MILTLALLAGLVVAWLLIGVVEKFRLGLRFAQALLYVPFKLAYRISDSRIAIARDAVAPVIYVISHQSHFEPALMLSLLPDDTLHILDGASARAPWLEPWRELGRTIAFNAEHVFVSRRLVRVLKGKGRLAVYLPDAVEPDVKSFRLFRAVTRIAMQADARIVPIFVGGARDLPVSLTPASIAPRRWFPRLSISALEPMTIAELVARIPDQASNTNALFDRFAEARFAAADLDRGLFLAMRDAATRVGASHPIIEDVVSGALSYRKLFIGARVLGRRFETVTAPGEAVGLLLPNANGVVLSLVGLLSAGRVAAMINYTAGPASVTAAIRTAVIRTVVSSRAFIEKADLGDIVTAVEKGGAKFLWLEDTRASVTALEKLTAALLWRWPLQRQDAAKPAVILFTSGSEGTPKAVVLSHKNLYANAMQAEARITISPADILLNILPVFHSFGLTGGTILPLVTGVKLFLYPSPLHYKIIPEIARKVKPTVMFGTDTFLANYARTAKEGDFSSLRFVVAGAEAVKPETRRTYRERFQAEIIEGFGLTEAAPVVAVNTAIHSRDGTVGRLLPAIRMKLEPVDGIDGAGRLWLDGPNMMMGYMTADRPGELQRLEGWHDTGDIVSVDREGFITIRGRAKRFAKIAGEMVSLGAVEMLVQSLWPEERHAAVAVPDKRRGERIVLVTTADDASAEELRQFGKKAGAAELMVPNDIVKVEEIPALGSGKTDYVSARRLAIDRLGLSAAA
- a CDS encoding CDP-alcohol phosphatidyltransferase family protein, with product MGAPFKKFEAHASGGPRIREIPMRMVLPNLVTVLAICAGLSGIRFAFENRFEPAVVMVLLAAFLDGIDGRLARMLKATSKFGAQMDSLADIVNFGVAPALVLYAFLLDRAGSPGWIAALLFTIACGMRLARFNVLDEEKAERPAWQTEYFVGVPAPAGAVLVMLPLYLYFLRLGLEPGRPAAFIATGFTVLVAFLLVSRLPVYSGKSVKVPGDKVLPVILGVVLYILLLMTYPWYTLTASVAGYLLFLPFSVRAYSKRARLEGEQVPPSDIG
- a CDS encoding phosphatidylserine decarboxylase, with amino-acid sequence MSLVDTVKNAFVPIHREGYPFIAAFGAGTLFLGYFSSILFWIGLILTAWCAYFFRDPERVTPVDDSLVVSPADGVISAVGPAVPPRELGLGNAEMTRISVFMNVFSCHVNRAPVRGKISRIEHRPGKFLNAELDKASTENERNGLVIDSPNGTVAAVQIAGLVARRIVCWAETGGSIAIGERFGLIRFGSRVDVFLPEAATPRVAVGQTAVAGETVLAEFGGIAATPLVRIS
- a CDS encoding SMP-30/gluconolactonase/LRE family protein — encoded protein: MSSVAENAKIIAKGLAFGESPRWHEGRLWLCNWGTGEIVAVSDEGKSRVMLTVPAVLPYSIDWLPDGRLLVISGREGLLLRQEVDGRLVTHADLRDLSKSPWNEIVVDGRGNIYVNGGGPAPAPGQHFGPGTIVLITPDGTARQVAGNIAFANGMAVTPDNRTLIIAESHSNRLTAFDIAADGTLANRRVWADVDGYPDGICLDAEGTVWYADVPNKRCAQVREGGEVMQTVTADRGCFACMLGGVDGRTLFITAAEWRGFDHMSSDARTGQVLGVAVSSPGAGWPSYISGTR
- a CDS encoding ABCB family ABC transporter ATP-binding protein/permease, translating into MAEKTVSADSPTFKTLLNLWPYMWPADRADLRARVTWATILLVVAKLTLVAGPYFFKWATDALAGDGRSTPPLPAFLLAPVMLVVAYNVVRLVQLGFNQLRDALFARVGQYAVRQLAFRTFVHMHQLSLRFHLERRTGGLSRIIERGTKGIETIVRFIMLNTAPTILEFALTTGIFAYTYGWKYVAVVAVTVWLYVWFTVRASDWRISIRRDMNDSDTDANTKAIDSLLNFETVKYFNNEAMEAERFDRSMARYEMSATRIWTSLGWLNFGQGVIYGLGTVIVMCMSALEVQRGTQSVGDFVFINAMLMQLSVPLNFIGFIYREIRQGLTDIEQMFDLLDVPQEIVDKPSARPLAIEAGKVEFRDVHFSYDPNRKILKGISFEVPAGKTVAIVGPSGAGKSTISRLLFRFYDIQSGQVLIDGQDVREVTQESLRAAIGMVPQDTVLFNDTIAYNIRYGRIGASEEEVRKAAELAQIGPFIERLPEGYRSMVGERGLKLSGGEKQRVAIARTILKAPPILMLDEATSALDSHTEQEIQAALDLVSRGRTTIVIAHRLSTVITADEIIVLKDGQIAERGTHADLMRKHGLYASMWDRQREATEAEERLRIARESDELGVVVRRRTSELS
- a CDS encoding ArsR/SmtB family transcription factor; translated protein: MTESLPEQDRATSAPTSCTTDSHSIAARFAALSHPARIEILKRLSASGFCCCRDVVDHLDLAQSTVSQHLKILVEAGLVRFAPDRQRSRYEVDQAALAGVSASLSALVVSCSTSR
- a CDS encoding LysM peptidoglycan-binding domain-containing protein; this encodes MAINPLKAFLFAAGGTVAVAGTAYVSGALDPYFNRTPPADVAAQAPPVAPKPANPGTEARLPQAAAPSAPTSEATAPAVAGPIAPTFDVVRVEGDGSIVVAGNAAPNSKVEILNGSTVIGSTVAGPDGAFVIVLDDPLKPGDYTIALRSTAGDVVTASAQTAVVSIPANASGQVLAMVEEPGKPAELLTVPQPQTTPEAPAAAAPAPGASAAIEATPAPAAPTTPPAPSVAEPKIVVEAVEIDGSKIFVAGLADPGRKVRAYANDILLGEAQTSPNGHFLVEARRDVPVGSYTIRVDGLDADGVKVVARAAVPFEREPGEAVAAVAPAGSKAADAKSAEPSAAAEAPANPAEPAPADAVATPPSDVAETVSPKLEHANGAVIIRRHDTLWRISRRVYGYGMRYSTIYLANQDQIRNPDRIWPGQVFKVPPRSKEGEAADLKAMGDQMTTHSAKTE